GCATGCAATGAACTGGTTCATTCTAAAGTGGTCACGGCTGTTGATGACAAGAGGCTTGTATTTTTATATGGCACATCTTTTGGTCCGTGTGAAACAAGTGTTTTGAATGTTAACTATTTTCTGACACTTTGGAGTTACTGTTGCTCTTCCCATTTCCATTAGGTCACCATACGGTTCATGGCAATACTGTACAAGTTTAAATTTCATTACAGGAAGTAGTCTGGGGTACGACGAGTGACATGTGGCTCGCCTCTACGAGGTGCTGGATCAAACTGCaagctgaaaaacaaattaagattcactgttttcagtgtattttaaaagaatagaatCCAACTTCAATAGAGCTAGGCATAGCTCTAACATTAGCACTTGGGAAACCGAGGCAAGAAGATCACAGTTctagaccagcttgggctacaaatacatggttagttttaactgttaACCTGACACAAGAGAATCATCACCTGGGAACAACTCTAACTGAGGACTAGACTTATCTAAATCAGGTTGACCCgtgagcatgtctgtggaagACTGTCTTAATTGACGTAGGAACACCAAGCCCACTGTGGCTGTTACCGTTCCCTAGGCAGGGAGCCCTGACCTGTTTAAGAATGAAGAaagctagcacttgggaggcaaagacaggcggatttctgagttcgaggccagcctggtctacagagtgagcttcaggacagccaagacacagagaaaccctgtctcgaaaaaccaaaaaacaaacaaacaaacaaacaaaaacaaaacaaaacaaaaaaccttatctctgcttttttgttttgtttgagttatGGTTTCTTGATACAGCCCCTGGgactctctatatagaccaggctggcctcaaactcctgcctcTGGTGGAATGTAACATTACATCTAGACTGTGGGTATTATCTGAGAAGCTGCTTTTAGTTTCTGCCTCAACTTTCCCTCAATGGTGGACTATAAATTACAACTATAGGTTGAACAACTGCTCCCCTATTCCTACGTTGTTTTCAGACACTAGATTTTatcacatcaaaagaaaaatagtcaAGGATATCCTTAACTTTCAATCCTCTTgcccttgcctcagtctcccaagtgctaagattacagctTTGCACTTCAGTCTGCGAGGCTACCTTTTCACACACGAGGGTCCCTTCTGTATTAAGATCACTTAAATGTCTGGCTCATTAACCTGACTTCTTATCAAAATATACTTTACTAGCTCTGCAgtaaaaatatgcatttaaaagtTGGAAGATTTACGAGCATAGTGGCATAggtctttagttccagcacttgggaggtaggtggatctctgtgggttcaaggccagcctggtctacacaatgaattctaggacaaccagagctatatggtgagactctgtttcaaacacCCACCCATACATACACCCAAGAAATTGAAGACCAGGCTCCACATAAGAGAAGCCAGTTTCTGTTATGTGTAGGTCCATTCCCACAAAAATTGAGTCAGAAGTCACCCCGTGCTCTGGTTTAAGCAGAGCTGGACAACACGAAGCTAGCTCAGAGGAGATACTTACAAAGAATACTTAAGAGTGTCATCAAGTTCCATGATTGCAGCTTGGTTACCACAACGATAGCAATAGTTTGGAGCACTGAAAATTGTTACTACATTCCGGTCATGGCACCAGTTATATCCCTACAAAAAAAgaggcaggggaaaaaaaatcaaaacaacttacTTACCTACCTACATAGGTAAATATGAccacattaaaacagaaaaatacattaAGACAGAAGAACTCCAAAGttcttaattttctgtatttcacacaacctataaaataaaatgtacatgaaCAATGCAttgctaaaacaaaaagaaaaaaaatgttttttaaaaagagctatttgttttatgtaagtacactgttgccgtcttcagacacaccagaagagggcctcagatcccattacagatgattgtgagccactatgtagttgctgggaactgaactcaggacctcttgaagagcagtcagtgctcttaactgctgagccatctttccagccctgtttttgttttgttttaagcatttaaaaacaagccaggcatggtggcacacacctttaaccccagaaagcagaggcagatgcatctctgggtttgaggctagcctaatctTCATGGAGACCATATCCTGCAAAAACCAATCAAGCAACCAAATCAACTTAAATATATCCATCACCAAATGTATCTGTAACTGTGTCTTTCACTGGCATGACATGATGGTCTGTATAtctttggcccagggagtggcaccattagaagatgtggccccgttggagtgggtgtgtcactgtgggtgtgggctataagacctcaccctagcttcctggaagccagtattctgctagcagccttcagatgaaggtgtagaactctcagatcctcctgcaccatgcctgcctggatgttgggGGAcaatgttcccaccttgatgataatggaatgaacctctgaatctgtaacccagcctcaattaaatgttgtccttgtaagagttgccttagtcatggtgtctgttcacagtagtgaAGCCCTAAGACAGACCTtaaacttgattttaaaaatgaacttttctttggagatagggtctcactgtacaGTCTAGGCTAGTCTGGATTACAAGGCAGTTCAGCTGCCACCTAaataaccaaccaactaaccagcaAGCCAGCTAATGAACTAACAAGGCATGTGTCACTGTGCTTGGCTGACCATCAGTACTGGCAACAAACTGTGGTAGAAGAGACTGCCCACTGCCATAGTTTTAATGTTCCATGTCCTCACTCTCAAAGCCAATGTTTCACCGTAAGAGAAAAGTCTGCTTTCAAATCACCTACAAGTCAGTTATCTAAAGGATATCAACATTTcgatgtttctttcttttcctactaGAAAAGAGACATACtagataaatatgaaataaacctCTGCAATATTATACCCTTCTTCATCGTTCTACATCTTTACCCTTTCATCATTAAATTCCAAGTCCCTGTGAGTCATTAAGTGGATTGTCCACTATCAGCCATGGACCTGACTTTCGTTTGACTGTCCATGTACTGAAGAGGGTTTAGCTCCCATGGCAGACTCTACGGGAATAAAGGACATCTTACTAATGATGACATCAGTGTCAAACTCTTTTCCTTCAGTGACTACAGTTAATTAGTTTGACAGGTTTCAAGAAAAGAACATACCTCCATCACCAGCTGGTGAGCTCTGGACACCAACGTGAGGCCATTGGCATGATTAAATGTCTCAGAAATATCTTGGCCAAAGGTATAACCAGCTCCCCGAGGAGATATCCCCCAGCCACCACGGTCATCTGGATCTGACCACAGCAAGTCACACATTGGACCCTAAAAAGCAGATACAAGTTATAAACTGACTTCCAAATGTAGAATTCATTTAATAATTCACCAGAAGCAATATTCTACAAAAATCATATTCTGAGTATGTGTACTGAACATAGCCTGAATTTCAGAGTTATCTCTGAAATGAGAAGCAATTCCCACAAGGCACAGTGTGCTCAGTCACTTGTCCTGTCTGCCTGTGTATCGGAGTGTCATTAGACAGATGGGCTAGTGGTGAAGACAAGGAATGCTTCTAAACTTGTAATGAGCAATGGTAGGGGCTCATGTCATTTCATTTTGAAAACCTGAATGAGCATATGATAAATGATGCTATAGCTAACCAATATTTGTTCTTCCTAAAGAGTTTCTGAAAATTCATCAAAGTCATACCTCATGAGGAACTTCTTGTAGGCGATCAAGTGCTCGGATGTGATCCAGTGTGTCTATGGATGGTGAGAGACCACCATGTAGACAGAAGATCTAAAAAGATTGATTACAAATGGTAACTATACCTAAGAGAAACTAAAATCTTTGGACTACACGTTAGGCAGAAACCTGCATCATTTGGCTACATCAGTTCTAGGCTCTGTTTCAATGAGGATGGATTCTGAAGAACTGGCTATTGTTTTGACCTAACACCAACTACTGAGTATCTAGTCTTGTTCCTGACCAACCACCATCATTGAGGTTCCTTCAATAGTGTTTCTCTAGCTCACCCACAGTCCCTTACATCTCCCAGACCCCTCTACAAACACGTTCCATTCCCACAATCCTATCCTGACAGTTCAGCACACATAAAACAACTTTTTAGTATTTACTAAAAAGTATCCCCAAAGGTATGCAAGCTGTAAAGATGGAAAATCAGTGCCTGCTAAACACTAAGAAAGCTGATTATTGGGAAAAGGAAACCAAGCAGTGAGTTTTATAGTACACACACCTGCCCATCCACCAAGGCAGTGAGAGGAAGATAGTCAAAAAGGTCTGTGAAGTATTTCCAAACGTTTGCATTTCCGTATTTCCTTAAACACTCATCATAGAAACCATAAACTTGTGTGATCTGTCTGCTCTCGTGATTCCCTCGGAGTATGGTGATACGCTCTCGGTAACGAacctaaagaaaatgaacaacagatgctagcaacaacaaaaaagcaatagACATTTCATAAAACTTTCTATAGGGAAATCCAGAGTTCCaattgagaggagaggaaggaattaAGAAGCAGACATCTCTAAACTTCAATGAACTGAAATTagattaaaaacttttttaattgttgttgtttgtcaagagtgggcttctctgtgtagtcctagctgtccttgaactttaaggagatccacctgcctctgcctgttgagctaaaattaaaggcatgtgctaccacagccTGAtgattataaacatttttaaaggtttataaaATGCTTACCAATATCATCTCAATTAAAACCAAACTCTCTGCACCATCTTGTGTGAAATGCAAATCATACTTTTTTCTGACCTTtactaaatttctttttttatttttcttttggtttttcgtgacagggtttctctgtatagccttggctgtcctggaactcactctgtagaccaggctggcctctaactcagaaatctacctgcctctgcctcccaagtgctgggattaaaggcgtgtgccaccaccgcccggctactaaATTTCGTTATGCAACAATCATCACAACCCAGTTTTAGAGTCTTGCATTACTTGCAGCATTACTTGCAAAGATTCCCCCCCATCTGCAATGCCCCCCAACTCTCTCAGCTCCGACAACCACTGATTTACTTTTGTCATGAGAATGACTTTTCTAGAAGTTTAATATAagtgaaaaattacaaaacataGTTTCTTGTGCTACATATTCCTTGGAACACTATCCTGAGGTCACCATGCTAAAGCAGAGATGAAGGTGTGCTCCTTTCACAGCTGTACACTAGCATTCAGGGTAGCCACATCCCATGGTTCCTGTATCTGCTCCAGTTTTCCTGTCTCTTAGTTACCCAGCTCATCTGCTCACGTGCTTTCATTTCTCTTGAACATATTCCTAGAGTGTAGCTATTGGGCTATATGATTGGTTTATATGCAACTTTATTTCTGACTCATTTTACATTCTTGACAGGACACTTGGTATTGACTGTAGTCACTGTCTTAATGACTTtaataagatttttctttttttttctttttttggttttttttttttttgagacagggtttctctgtgaagccctggctgtcctggaactcactctgtagaccaggctagccttgaactcagaaatccacctgcctctgcctcccaagtgctgggattaaaggcgtgtgccaccaccgcccggcaatgtAAGATTTTTCTAATGACTAATGATGTTAACTATGTACCTTCTTTTATGAAGTAACCCTTCAGTACTTGGCCCATTTAAAATTAGATTATCTACCTAAGGTTAGGCATAGTggtccatgcctataatcctagtatttggtagaggcagaaggatccgtGTTTGAGGCTTCTTACAGCCtcatcctgtctcaagaaacctgTCTTCACATGGCTCCACATGCTTGAAATCCCAACACTAAAAGACTACAACCAACTTGAAGGTAGCCCTGGCTAAAGACTCTgtacaatgaaaacaaacaaacaaacaacactccCCCAGAACCATCACATAGCACAATAAAAACAAGACCTATCTTATGAGCTGATTGACAGCAAAGGtgcctgtcaccaagcctgactttaaaattacatttcatttattgTGATTGCACGTATGTGTCCTCTCATTTCACCCATGTGGGTTCCAGTGTtcaaattcagatcatcaggTTTAGAGGCAACAATTTAAACAAGTGTTTTTATAAACTTTgctgcatcttttaaaaaataaaaagaaaatcttaattttaataaattaaattttcttggtttttatgaatttttgaggcagggttttataTATCCAATGCtagttcctcctgcctccatctcctgaatgttagaattacaagcatgtatgATCTATCCCACACTTACACTGCGTCGAGAGTCAAATCCAGGGCTTCTTGCATGCTAACCAAACACTCTATAGAGTGGCTGCATCCCCAGACCCTGGGTCAATACAGCTAAGAAGTCTGAGCCTAACCAAGAGCATAGATACAAGGATCTGTTTTGATACATTTGTTTAGACACCACTTGAGAAAGGGCTAACCTAGCCCACACTGTTCATTTGCTAAGGCAGCCATTAGTCTTGAGTGGGCCCATACACTATAGGGGTGTCCTCCATGGTGTCAGGAGATCTGGGGTCTTCTTCATTTATAGACAGCTATTTTCTCCATGT
The nucleotide sequence above comes from Arvicanthis niloticus isolate mArvNil1 chromosome 6, mArvNil1.pat.X, whole genome shotgun sequence. Encoded proteins:
- the Ppp2ca gene encoding serine/threonine-protein phosphatase 2A catalytic subunit alpha isoform — translated: MDEKLFTKELDQWIEQLNECKQLSESQVKSLCEKAKEILTKESNVQEVRCPVTVCGDVHGQFHDLMELFRIGGKSPDTNYLFMGDYVDRGYYSVETVTLLVALKVRYRERITILRGNHESRQITQVYGFYDECLRKYGNANVWKYFTDLFDYLPLTALVDGQIFCLHGGLSPSIDTLDHIRALDRLQEVPHEGPMCDLLWSDPDDRGGWGISPRGAGYTFGQDISETFNHANGLTLVSRAHQLVMEGYNWCHDRNVVTIFSAPNYCYRCGNQAAIMELDDTLKYSFLQFDPAPRRGEPHVTRRTPDYFL